The Candidatus Neomarinimicrobiota bacterium genome includes a window with the following:
- a CDS encoding PD-(D/E)XK nuclease family protein, translating to MKRPFSHSSLSSFERCPAKYKFYYLEGIEKPHESVESFLGRRVHESLEFLYGEVGDGKTLFFDHISDHFRNSWETAWHKHIVIVDPQLSPRDYFQIGEQCLAWYFRTYHPFEESVEGIEVEIVFKLAEDDKFKIKGIIDRLDRNDGKWEIHDYKTSKRAMTQAAADKDRQLALYQIGLENLYDEVEEVDLIWHFVRKGDTVRTRKTPHQIDELKSSIRKLVAKIEERIVRGGPFLPRPTPLCNWCYYWDECPAKREHNPFVKAGATA from the coding sequence ATGAAACGTCCGTTTTCGCATTCCAGTCTTTCTTCCTTCGAACGGTGTCCTGCAAAGTACAAGTTTTATTATCTGGAAGGGATCGAGAAACCGCACGAAAGTGTAGAATCGTTTCTTGGGAGGCGTGTTCATGAATCACTCGAATTTCTCTACGGTGAGGTTGGTGACGGTAAGACACTGTTCTTTGATCATATCAGCGATCATTTTAGAAATTCGTGGGAGACCGCATGGCATAAACATATCGTCATCGTTGATCCGCAACTGTCGCCCCGCGACTATTTCCAGATAGGTGAACAGTGCCTGGCGTGGTACTTTAGAACGTATCATCCGTTTGAAGAATCTGTTGAAGGGATCGAGGTAGAAATCGTCTTCAAACTGGCCGAAGATGATAAGTTCAAGATAAAAGGCATTATTGACCGTCTCGATAGAAATGACGGCAAATGGGAGATACACGACTACAAAACTTCCAAACGTGCAATGACTCAAGCCGCGGCCGATAAAGACAGGCAACTAGCCCTTTATCAGATCGGTCTTGAAAATCTGTACGATGAAGTTGAAGAGGTGGACCTTATCTGGCATTTTGTGAGGAAAGGTGATACCGTCCGAACTCGCAAGACCCCGCATCAGATTGATGAGTTGAAATCTTCTATTCGTAAACTGGTAGCAAAGATTGAGGAGCGGATCGTGAGAGGAGGACCTTTTCTGCCACGACCGACACCGCTGTGCAACTGGTGTTATTACTGGGATGAATGCCCCGCCAAGCGAGAGCATAATCCCTTTGTGAAAGCCGGCGCCACAGCCTAA
- a CDS encoding ribonuclease HI family protein, whose translation MIQFSRREKNLLQQLFAPDSIEKLMEIVPETNKSDWEALRAKIVGGEGKSIPLILYVDGAADLKAKNAGIGGIILRNDNSKEELFTFSDNIGQATNNEAEYKALIRGLEYAAELNGTDIVVYSDSELIVNQVNLEYKVKNKRMLSLHRKARSILEKFGSWQVRHIPRDDNRKADSLSKMALVEEQVKR comes from the coding sequence ATGATCCAGTTTTCCCGTCGAGAAAAAAATCTCCTGCAGCAACTGTTCGCGCCCGATTCCATAGAAAAATTGATGGAAATCGTCCCGGAGACCAACAAGAGCGACTGGGAAGCGCTGCGAGCTAAAATTGTCGGTGGTGAGGGGAAATCGATCCCACTGATACTTTATGTAGATGGTGCGGCAGATTTGAAGGCCAAAAACGCTGGCATCGGCGGCATTATTTTGCGCAATGATAATAGTAAAGAGGAGCTGTTCACTTTTTCTGATAACATTGGTCAGGCGACAAATAATGAAGCCGAATACAAAGCCCTCATTAGAGGACTCGAATATGCCGCTGAATTGAACGGAACAGACATTGTTGTTTACAGTGATAGTGAACTGATCGTCAATCAGGTGAATCTGGAGTACAAAGTCAAGAACAAGAGGATGTTATCGTTACACAGAAAGGCACGCTCAATTCTCGAAAAGTTCGGGTCGTGGCAGGTGCGGCACATTCCACGCGATGATAACCGGAAGGCAGACAGTCTCAGCAAGATGGCACTGGTAGAAGAACAGGTGAAGAGATGA
- a CDS encoding glucose-1-phosphate thymidylyltransferase gives MKALITAGGHGTRLRPITHTKNKHLIPIANRPMLAYALEYAHKAGIEEVGIVVNEGDKEISATFGDGNDLNVNITYIEQKAPLGLAHVVKIAESYIDGDEFIFYLGDNILVGGIKKFIDEFHENRSSCHLVLSKVPDPERFGVPEIKVNQIVAVEEKPTSPKSNYAVTGIYLYDQNIFEAVNSIIPSVRGELEISDAHQYLLDKGLSVTYSEITGWWKDTGKSADLLEANRLVLDNVDGPSSAEIDNQSKMTGRVVSGTGTKIVRSTIRGPVILGQDVIVKNAYIGPYTSIGDRCSIIGSEVEYSIFMSDSLIEDVGVRIEASLVGHEVKITNSSTRPKTHRLMVGNQGKIELA, from the coding sequence ATGAAAGCATTGATTACGGCCGGTGGTCATGGAACGCGACTAAGGCCTATCACTCACACCAAGAACAAGCATCTCATCCCGATAGCCAACAGACCGATGCTGGCTTACGCCCTGGAGTACGCACACAAGGCCGGTATCGAGGAGGTTGGGATCGTCGTCAACGAGGGTGATAAGGAGATCAGCGCTACGTTTGGCGATGGCAACGATCTGAACGTGAACATAACTTATATCGAGCAGAAGGCTCCCCTCGGATTGGCTCACGTGGTGAAAATAGCTGAATCGTACATCGATGGAGATGAATTCATCTTCTATCTGGGAGATAATATTCTTGTGGGCGGTATAAAGAAATTCATCGATGAATTCCACGAGAATCGTTCGAGCTGTCACCTCGTTCTGAGCAAAGTCCCTGACCCGGAGCGGTTTGGTGTCCCAGAGATTAAGGTCAATCAGATCGTGGCGGTAGAGGAAAAACCGACATCACCCAAAAGCAATTATGCTGTCACCGGCATTTATCTTTACGACCAGAATATTTTTGAGGCGGTGAACAGTATTATACCTTCAGTCAGAGGTGAGCTGGAGATTTCTGACGCCCATCAGTACCTGCTTGATAAAGGACTGAGCGTTACATATTCCGAGATAACAGGGTGGTGGAAAGACACCGGCAAATCAGCGGACTTGTTGGAAGCGAACCGGCTAGTGCTTGACAATGTTGACGGTCCCAGCAGTGCTGAAATTGATAACCAGTCAAAAATGACTGGCCGCGTCGTGTCCGGCACCGGGACAAAAATCGTCCGCAGTACCATAAGGGGACCTGTCATACTGGGTCAAGATGTGATCGTGAAGAATGCCTACATTGGACCTTACACCTCCATCGGCGATCGTTGCAGTATCATCGGAAGTGAAGTGGAATACTCTATCTTTATGAGCGATTCACTGATAGAAGATGTGGGTGTCAGGATAGAAGCTTCCCTGGTGGGTCACGAGGTGAAAATTACGAATTCCAGTACCAGGCCGAAGACCCACAGACTGATGGTAGGAAATCAGGGTAAAATTGAGCTGGCCTGA
- the mtaB gene encoding tRNA (N(6)-L-threonylcarbamoyladenosine(37)-C(2))-methylthiotransferase MtaB — protein sequence MSWPEEREAIHPSRRVAFCTLGCKLNFSESSTVARDLFTNGFHKVDFGERADLYVINTCSVTDNAERKCRKVVRQALRSSPDAFIAVMGCYAQLRPREISRIPGVDIVVGADEKFNLPASLDDLNKRSIPQYHSCDIEQVNTFFPAYSVGERTRAFLKVQDGCDYNCSYCIIPEARGRSRSGTVLQVMVQARRLAQTGVREIVLTGVNTGDFGTWNGESLLDLIQSLDTIDGIDRFRISSIESNLLSDAIIDFVARSERFVPHFHIPLQSGSNRVLSAMRRRYHADLYREKVATVKERIPDCCIGVDVIVGFPSESERDFLKTYELLLQADISYLHVFTYSERPNTDALKVSPVVPQKERSRRSKILHTLSSQKKESFYDDHRGRTMPVLFEKYDAGILSGMTDNYIRVETVGEERMINEIRKVHLLEQKRGFLRGELAN from the coding sequence TTGAGCTGGCCTGAGGAGAGAGAGGCGATTCACCCTTCCAGGCGTGTCGCTTTCTGCACGCTGGGATGCAAGCTAAATTTTTCCGAGTCGTCTACCGTGGCGCGCGACCTTTTTACAAATGGCTTCCACAAAGTTGATTTTGGCGAGAGGGCGGACCTTTATGTAATCAATACCTGTTCGGTGACGGATAACGCCGAAAGGAAGTGTCGCAAAGTGGTAAGGCAAGCTCTCAGAAGTTCACCGGATGCATTCATAGCGGTTATGGGATGTTATGCGCAACTGCGCCCCCGGGAAATCTCCAGAATTCCCGGCGTGGATATTGTGGTCGGCGCAGATGAAAAATTTAATCTTCCTGCCAGTCTGGATGATCTTAATAAGCGATCCATTCCCCAATACCACAGTTGCGACATTGAGCAGGTGAACACATTTTTCCCTGCCTACTCCGTTGGTGAAAGGACGCGAGCGTTCCTGAAAGTTCAGGACGGGTGTGATTATAACTGTTCTTACTGTATCATTCCCGAGGCAAGGGGCAGGAGCAGGAGTGGCACTGTCCTTCAGGTGATGGTGCAGGCGCGGCGACTTGCGCAGACTGGCGTGAGAGAAATTGTGTTGACGGGAGTTAACACAGGTGATTTTGGCACTTGGAACGGCGAATCGCTCCTTGACCTCATCCAGTCTCTCGATACCATTGATGGTATCGACCGTTTCAGAATTTCGTCCATCGAGTCAAACCTCCTCAGCGATGCAATTATTGATTTCGTTGCCCGATCTGAGAGATTTGTACCTCATTTTCACATCCCACTTCAGTCTGGATCGAACCGGGTTCTCAGCGCCATGCGCCGCAGGTACCATGCTGACCTCTACCGGGAAAAGGTAGCGACGGTAAAAGAGCGTATTCCAGACTGTTGCATCGGGGTTGATGTCATCGTTGGTTTTCCCAGCGAGAGTGAGCGTGATTTCCTGAAAACTTATGAACTCCTTTTGCAAGCGGATATCTCTTACTTGCATGTATTTACCTATTCGGAACGACCGAATACTGACGCGTTGAAGGTTTCCCCGGTTGTACCGCAAAAGGAACGTAGCAGGCGCAGCAAGATACTTCACACCCTTTCCAGTCAGAAGAAGGAGTCGTTTTACGATGATCACCGGGGAAGAACAATGCCGGTTCTTTTCGAGAAATATGATGCTGGAATTCTGTCAGGTATGACAGATAACTACATCCGCGTCGAAACGGTGGGAGAGGAACGGATGATCAATGAGATTAGAAAAGTTCATCTGCTTGAGCAAAAACGAGGATTTTTAAGAGGAGAGCTCGCAAATTGA
- a CDS encoding deoxynucleoside kinase: MSRQPFVSVAGNIAVGKTTLTTIIADRLSWRPFFESVEDNPYLSDFYGDMKRWSFHLQIYFLSKRFMTQREMASGNIPAVQDRTIYEDVEIFARSLYDMGNMSDRDWRSYKDLFYEMTSYLAKPALILYLKASTDTLMTRMKSRGRDYEKTVSPEYLHRLNMAYSRWVESAEDELNIVTVETDGFNVYEDEDGVEKILAKVRRECGLEQAETVS; this comes from the coding sequence TTGAGTCGTCAACCTTTCGTTTCGGTAGCCGGAAACATTGCCGTTGGTAAAACGACCCTCACCACTATCATCGCCGACCGTCTTAGCTGGCGACCATTCTTCGAGTCCGTGGAAGATAATCCATATCTGTCTGATTTCTACGGCGACATGAAGCGGTGGAGCTTTCACCTTCAGATCTATTTCCTATCCAAACGGTTCATGACGCAGCGTGAGATGGCATCGGGCAATATACCGGCTGTGCAGGACAGAACGATCTATGAAGATGTGGAGATCTTTGCGCGCTCCTTATACGATATGGGAAACATGTCGGATCGGGATTGGCGGAGCTACAAAGATCTTTTTTATGAGATGACAAGTTATCTGGCGAAGCCGGCACTGATTCTCTATCTCAAGGCGTCTACAGATACACTGATGACAAGAATGAAATCGCGGGGGAGGGATTATGAAAAGACGGTATCGCCAGAGTATCTCCACAGACTAAATATGGCCTATAGCCGCTGGGTGGAAAGTGCAGAGGATGAACTGAACATCGTAACTGTTGAGACGGACGGTTTCAACGTCTATGAGGATGAAGATGGTGTCGAAAAAATCCTGGCAAAAGTGCGGCGGGAGTGTGGTTTGGAACAGGCTGAGACAGTCAGTTGA
- a CDS encoding FlgD immunoglobulin-like domain containing protein has protein sequence MQLRHLIYLFFFLGLTHFLSAGDSEPGVVFSNVSLTRSQDGMIYVIIDSEEDIAALQFSLEYDHNKVMMGKPAFFPDNQHFSIETGGDSSLMKVIAFSLGGRLLDTSDPVLKIPLSALGDFEGAIPLNVREFIASDPNGNKVNLKVSAGKVFIVPTLPRKLNFSQNFSSFSRGEPVIKLDLPEAALVNLAIYDVKGKKVRMIEEREILEAGFHSITWDGTDAEGQPASAGEYVCSLKVGANLHTMKMVLLR, from the coding sequence ATGCAGCTTCGACATTTGATATATTTATTCTTCTTCCTCGGTCTAACACACTTTCTTTCTGCCGGAGATTCCGAGCCGGGAGTTGTTTTCTCAAATGTTTCTCTTACCCGGAGTCAGGACGGGATGATCTATGTAATCATCGATTCAGAGGAGGATATTGCTGCACTGCAATTCTCTCTAGAATATGACCATAATAAAGTTATGATGGGAAAGCCGGCTTTCTTTCCGGACAATCAGCATTTTTCCATTGAAACCGGAGGCGATTCAAGTCTTATGAAAGTTATCGCCTTCAGTCTTGGCGGCAGACTGCTGGATACGAGCGATCCCGTTCTGAAGATTCCTCTCTCTGCTCTCGGTGATTTCGAAGGGGCTATTCCCCTTAACGTGAGGGAGTTTATCGCGTCAGATCCCAACGGAAATAAAGTAAATCTTAAGGTTTCAGCGGGAAAAGTTTTCATTGTGCCGACATTACCAAGGAAGCTCAATTTCAGTCAGAATTTTTCGAGCTTTTCCAGGGGCGAGCCGGTTATCAAACTTGATTTGCCTGAAGCCGCCCTGGTGAATCTCGCCATTTACGATGTCAAGGGGAAAAAGGTACGGATGATCGAAGAGAGGGAGATTCTGGAAGCGGGATTCCATTCCATCACCTGGGATGGGACAGATGCGGAGGGACAACCGGCTTCCGCTGGAGAGTATGTATGTTCTCTCAAGGTAGGCGCCAATTTGCACACTATGAAGATGGTGCTGTTAAGGTAA
- the trkA gene encoding Trk system potassium transporter TrkA, giving the protein MRIVVIGAGEVGYQLAKGLSEENLDITIIDINPDKVHRAMDTLDVIALQGDGASQEVLKEARVQEADIVVAVTRIDEVNLIASQLSHELGARKIIARLRNTDYSKKDTIIHPEKFGIDKVIHPEMAATDEIIRLVMQTAATSVDDFEGGKLQLIGLRLSNGCPVIGNVLVEIRQENPDFAFNAVCVLRGNRTIVPHGDSVFEPGDIWYFLVKKERVENLLKVLGKHIKETQNVIILGGGKIGRTVARLLQDKIDVRLIDSNQKKAEKLAQELEKTLILHGDGTDIEFLRSESIEDVDSFIAVTQNEQTNLLSALLAKHLGVRQSLVHVSTTEYIPVMKVIGMDSVVSKNMSTVKEILEYIKSDEKIIVTDFEDVDVEAIEFSPQPGCKATRNILSEIKFPSDCVVGAVNHHGHISIAQGDTQLSEEDIVLVFVMPAVLPKIEKLFS; this is encoded by the coding sequence ATGAGAATTGTTGTCATCGGCGCCGGCGAAGTCGGCTATCAGCTTGCCAAAGGTCTCAGTGAGGAAAACCTCGATATTACCATTATAGATATCAATCCTGATAAGGTACATCGTGCCATGGATACTCTGGATGTTATCGCCTTACAGGGAGACGGAGCCAGTCAAGAAGTTCTGAAAGAGGCGCGAGTTCAGGAGGCAGATATTGTTGTGGCTGTGACACGGATTGATGAGGTTAACCTGATTGCCTCGCAACTGTCACATGAATTGGGTGCGCGCAAGATTATTGCCCGGCTAAGAAACACCGATTACAGCAAAAAAGATACCATAATTCATCCTGAAAAATTTGGCATCGATAAGGTAATCCACCCGGAAATGGCAGCAACGGATGAAATCATTCGCCTTGTCATGCAAACAGCGGCCACCAGCGTAGATGATTTCGAAGGCGGGAAGCTTCAACTGATTGGACTTCGACTTAGCAACGGTTGTCCTGTCATCGGAAATGTGTTGGTAGAAATTCGGCAGGAGAATCCCGATTTTGCCTTTAATGCAGTGTGCGTTCTGCGGGGGAATAGAACCATCGTTCCACACGGAGATTCAGTCTTTGAACCGGGCGATATATGGTACTTTCTGGTGAAAAAGGAGCGAGTGGAAAACCTTCTGAAGGTTCTCGGGAAGCATATAAAAGAGACTCAGAATGTGATAATCCTCGGCGGTGGTAAGATCGGCAGGACAGTAGCCCGTTTACTTCAAGACAAAATTGACGTAAGACTCATTGATTCAAATCAGAAGAAGGCGGAAAAGCTGGCCCAGGAACTGGAGAAAACATTGATCCTCCACGGTGATGGTACGGATATCGAGTTCCTCAGGTCTGAGAGTATCGAGGATGTGGACAGTTTTATTGCAGTGACACAGAACGAGCAGACAAACCTTCTTTCGGCCCTTCTTGCGAAACATCTCGGTGTGAGGCAGAGCCTCGTCCACGTATCAACTACTGAGTATATACCTGTCATGAAGGTGATCGGTATGGACAGCGTTGTAAGCAAGAATATGTCAACTGTGAAGGAGATACTCGAATACATCAAGAGTGATGAAAAAATCATAGTCACAGATTTCGAAGACGTTGACGTGGAGGCAATTGAGTTCAGTCCTCAGCCAGGCTGCAAGGCGACACGAAATATTCTAAGTGAGATCAAATTTCCCTCCGATTGTGTTGTGGGTGCTGTGAATCATCACGGTCACATTTCAATTGCACAGGGTGATACTCAGCTCAGTGAAGAAGATATTGTCCTCGTATTCGTCATGCCGGCAGTCCTTCCTAAGATCGAAAAACTTTTCTCATAG
- a CDS encoding potassium transporter TrkG: MLLPAVCSLFYGESDLEGILISAGITLAVTLPVWFFTRGEVQLGIKDGFAIVTLTWTCVAAFGALPFILTGAIPNITDAFFESMSGVTTTGASIIGNIATLPHLSNGVESLPHGVLFWRSFIQWIGGMGIIVFSIAILPLLGVGGVQLFRAEVPGPVPDKIKPRVQETAKILWLVYCGVSLTEMILLALGGMSIFDAMCHTFTTMATGGFSTKNISIGYFDSSYIHYVITFFMFLAGVNFTLHWRALTGNIKEGYFKDGEFKFYGGLILLFTLFVIINNVIQHGTVGHALFRDSLFQVVSIITTTGYGTADYTLWGPFSQIVFLLLMFFGGCAGSTGGGMKMARIMVVTKYSLSEVKRLLHPRAVIPVRVGRRMIADEVIRNTLGFVLFYVSIFVGVSVVLTAMGFDLVSALGATAASIGNVGPGLGSVGPSANYAHFPDLAKWLLCLCMLLGRLEIFTVIVLFSRSFWKR; the protein is encoded by the coding sequence ATGCTGCTGCCGGCGGTGTGTTCATTGTTCTACGGTGAATCCGATCTCGAAGGAATTCTGATCTCAGCCGGGATTACACTGGCTGTTACGCTACCGGTCTGGTTTTTCACAAGAGGCGAAGTACAGCTGGGGATCAAGGACGGTTTTGCCATTGTTACACTGACGTGGACATGTGTAGCAGCTTTTGGCGCTCTGCCATTCATTCTTACGGGTGCCATCCCAAATATCACGGACGCATTCTTCGAATCGATGTCCGGTGTAACGACAACAGGTGCCTCCATCATTGGAAACATCGCCACACTCCCTCACCTGTCAAACGGAGTTGAAAGTCTGCCACACGGTGTTCTCTTCTGGCGTAGCTTCATCCAGTGGATCGGCGGCATGGGAATCATCGTTTTCAGCATTGCCATCCTGCCTCTCTTGGGTGTAGGCGGCGTGCAGCTTTTCCGAGCCGAAGTTCCCGGTCCTGTACCTGATAAAATCAAACCCCGGGTGCAAGAAACGGCGAAAATTTTGTGGCTTGTCTATTGCGGAGTGAGCTTGACAGAGATGATTCTTCTGGCACTCGGGGGCATGTCCATTTTTGACGCCATGTGCCATACATTTACCACCATGGCTACGGGAGGTTTTTCAACGAAAAATATTAGCATCGGCTATTTCGACAGTTCTTATATCCATTACGTCATCACTTTCTTCATGTTTCTGGCGGGAGTCAATTTTACTCTGCACTGGAGAGCGCTCACGGGCAACATCAAAGAAGGCTATTTCAAAGACGGTGAATTCAAGTTTTACGGTGGTCTGATTCTCCTCTTCACACTATTTGTAATAATCAATAATGTGATCCAGCACGGTACTGTCGGCCACGCTCTTTTCAGAGATTCACTATTTCAGGTTGTCTCTATCATCACCACGACCGGATACGGGACAGCGGACTACACGCTCTGGGGGCCGTTCTCACAGATCGTTTTTCTTCTCCTGATGTTTTTTGGTGGCTGTGCCGGGTCGACTGGAGGAGGGATGAAAATGGCTCGCATCATGGTGGTGACTAAGTACAGCCTCTCAGAAGTGAAACGTCTGCTTCATCCACGAGCCGTCATACCCGTCCGGGTGGGGCGGCGAATGATTGCCGATGAAGTGATCCGTAATACTCTTGGTTTTGTACTGTTTTATGTTTCAATCTTTGTAGGCGTATCGGTGGTGCTCACGGCCATGGGTTTCGATCTTGTATCTGCCCTTGGGGCTACAGCGGCATCGATTGGCAATGTAGGACCGGGACTCGGATCTGTGGGACCGTCAGCAAACTATGCCCATTTCCCCGATCTGGCCAAGTGGCTTCTCTGTTTATGCATGCTTCTCGGGAGGCTGGAAATCTTTACTGTCATTGTCTTATTCAGCCGATCATTCTGGAAACGGTAG
- a CDS encoding enoyl-CoA hydratase-related protein, whose product MSTVLKEAKERCGVITVNRPEVLNAVNQKTMEELKDAFMDFRRDSGVGVIILTGAGEKSFIAGADITEMSSASATEAVELITGGEMISTQEAEEMGLVNHVVPPEDLMPKAMEIANSILSRGPEAVRLSLEAIQHGMEMTLAERLDYEANLLGIVFSTEDKDEGTTAFMEKRKPKFQGK is encoded by the coding sequence ATGTCAACGGTACTGAAAGAAGCCAAAGAGAGATGTGGCGTCATTACCGTCAACAGGCCCGAGGTCCTCAATGCCGTGAATCAGAAAACAATGGAAGAATTGAAAGACGCGTTTATGGACTTCCGCCGTGACAGCGGAGTGGGTGTTATTATTCTCACTGGCGCAGGTGAAAAGTCTTTCATAGCGGGGGCGGATATTACTGAGATGTCATCGGCCAGCGCTACGGAAGCCGTCGAACTCATCACCGGTGGTGAAATGATTTCGACACAGGAAGCGGAGGAGATGGGACTTGTGAACCACGTGGTGCCGCCGGAGGATTTGATGCCTAAGGCGATGGAGATAGCCAATTCCATTCTGAGCCGCGGCCCGGAAGCGGTGAGACTCTCCCTTGAAGCAATTCAGCACGGAATGGAAATGACCCTGGCCGAAAGACTGGATTACGAAGCCAACCTCTTAGGTATTGTTTTCAGTACGGAGGACAAAGATGAGGGGACTACGGCCTTCATGGAGAAGAGAAAGCCGAAGTTTCAAGGCAAGTAG
- a CDS encoding aldehyde dehydrogenase family protein — translation MNESETISSSERASVYSQTAETSVFENGLLRCINPATMETITKLNISTEKEIREKIDSLKEAQQEWSALSSKDRAKVLKKMRKHLVERMDEVMEVILKETGKTDFDGIIEILTTVEIMRFVSSAGPRTLASEKRSMGIVMKTKRGSVQYLPFGIVGIISPWNYPLILSASPVVQALMGGNGVLLKPSEYTPLTALKMKEVFDEGGLPAGLLQVVIGGGDLGEAIVASPDTDLICFIGSVKVGKLIGVACAEQMKPVILELGGKDPLIVLADANIERAARAAVWGGFHNAGQTCISVERVYVEEAVADQFIERVSQLAIETQMGSQQSTCDLGSMTTNPQAAKVLAQIADARKRGANIMVGGQELPNREGHFIQPTVVVDVDETMELMNRETFGPVIAISKVKDADEAVDRSNSLSYGLNASIFTQDLKKARELSKRIQAGNICINDVESNYLCVSLPFGGTGSSGYGRLQGVEGIKAFAQVQAVCEDRFGLKRELWWFPVSDGVKKLFRALIKILYG, via the coding sequence ATGAATGAGAGCGAAACAATTTCTTCTTCAGAACGAGCTTCAGTCTATTCGCAGACTGCTGAAACCAGTGTCTTCGAGAACGGTCTCTTGCGCTGTATTAATCCGGCTACTATGGAGACCATCACGAAATTGAATATTTCCACAGAAAAAGAAATCAGGGAGAAAATTGACAGCCTGAAAGAGGCTCAACAGGAGTGGAGTGCCCTATCATCAAAAGATCGTGCTAAAGTTCTCAAGAAAATGAGGAAACATCTGGTGGAACGGATGGACGAGGTGATGGAGGTGATTCTAAAGGAGACAGGTAAAACGGACTTTGACGGCATTATTGAGATACTGACCACCGTCGAAATCATGCGCTTTGTTTCATCTGCCGGTCCCCGGACACTTGCTTCAGAGAAGCGTTCCATGGGAATCGTCATGAAGACAAAGCGCGGCTCGGTTCAGTATCTTCCCTTCGGTATCGTAGGGATCATATCACCGTGGAACTATCCGTTGATTCTGTCGGCAAGTCCTGTGGTTCAGGCGTTGATGGGAGGCAATGGTGTGTTGTTGAAGCCGTCCGAATACACGCCCCTCACTGCTCTGAAGATGAAGGAAGTTTTTGACGAAGGCGGATTGCCTGCCGGTCTGTTACAGGTGGTGATCGGCGGTGGTGATCTGGGCGAGGCGATTGTTGCATCTCCTGACACGGATCTGATTTGTTTCATCGGCAGTGTTAAGGTTGGCAAGCTGATAGGTGTTGCCTGCGCAGAACAGATGAAACCTGTTATTCTGGAACTAGGCGGAAAGGATCCTCTGATTGTGCTTGCCGATGCCAATATTGAGCGTGCGGCACGTGCCGCCGTCTGGGGCGGCTTTCACAATGCTGGACAGACTTGTATTTCCGTGGAACGCGTGTATGTGGAAGAGGCCGTGGCTGATCAATTCATTGAAAGAGTATCACAGCTTGCGATAGAAACGCAAATGGGGTCTCAGCAGTCGACATGCGATCTCGGGAGTATGACGACCAATCCTCAGGCGGCGAAGGTTTTAGCACAGATCGCCGATGCCAGAAAACGCGGCGCAAATATTATGGTTGGTGGCCAAGAACTTCCAAACCGTGAAGGCCACTTCATTCAGCCTACTGTCGTAGTAGATGTGGATGAGACGATGGAGTTGATGAATCGCGAGACATTCGGGCCGGTAATAGCCATATCGAAGGTCAAGGACGCAGACGAGGCGGTAGACAGGTCGAATTCACTGAGTTACGGTTTGAATGCATCCATCTTCACACAGGATTTGAAGAAGGCGCGGGAGCTGTCGAAACGCATTCAAGCCGGAAACATTTGCATTAATGATGTGGAATCCAACTATCTCTGCGTCAGTCTACCTTTTGGTGGGACTGGTTCCAGCGGGTACGGACGTCTGCAAGGTGTGGAAGGCATCAAGGCTTTTGCTCAGGTGCAAGCCGTTTGCGAAGACCGTTTTGGGCTGAAGAGGGAGCTGTGGTGGTTTCCTGTTTCCGACGGCGTGAAGAAGCTGTTCCGGGCGCTAATCAAGATCTTGTACGGATAG